The genomic DNA ATGCTGGAATCTGAAGACGTTTAATCTTCGGTAACATCTTGAACACTTCAAACCCGGCCTCGGTCGGGTTTTTTATTGCACTGACTGAGGTCTATTTTGATCACTCTCAAAAGCAAACGTGAACTGGTATTGATGAAAGAGGCTGGGCAACTCGTCGCTCAAGCTCATCGGATTGTTCGTAGTATGATTGAACCGGGAGTCACTACCGGTGAAATCGATGCACAGGTTGAAGCCTTCTTTGAAAAGCATAACGCTGAACCATTATTCAAAGGTTATCCCGGAGATGTCCCTTTTCCGGCTGTGACCTGTATGAGCGTTAATGAACAAATTGTTCATGGCATACCCGGTGATTATGAATTGAAATCTGGTGATATTCTTAGTGTCGACACCGGATGTCGAGTCAATGGATGGTGCGGGGATTCTGCTTGGACTTATGCTGTTGGGGATGTCAGTCCGGAGACTCAGCGATTGCTTGATGTCGGCGAGGAGATTCTCAACGTTGCGATTGAGCAAGCTGGCAAGCAGAAGAAGTGGTCGACAGTCGCCAAAAAGATGATGAAAATTGCCAAGGCTAATCGTTATTCTCTTGTGGAGAAATTTGTGGGTCATGGGATCGGTCGTGACATGCATGAACCTCCGCAAGTCCCCAATTACACTAAGAAAGAGCTTGAGTACGAGGACTTCGAACTGAAACCTGGCTTGGTTCTGGCGATTGAACCGATGCTTAATCAAGGGACTCCTGATATTCGAGTCTTAGCTGACAAGTGGACTGCCGTTACAAAAGACGGAAAGCTAAGTGTCCATTTTGAACACACGGTCGCTCTTACCGAGGATGGTCCTGTTCGCCTGACCGGTCAGGATGGCGAAGTTTGACGACTATTGATCGAAAATCCGCTGATGATTACAGATCTCCGTCCTGTTGATTGAAGTTGCTCGCCGGCCCGGTTTCGGTTCACAAGTTCGTTACTTCTGACTGGTCTTGAGCTCTGGGATTTTGACCTTTGCTAAATAGATGCTGGTTTTACCTTCGTGAGATGAGTAGTAGCTGACCCATAGAATTCCTTCATGTAAGACCATGCCAGCGTAACTGGTGTCTCCACCGGATGGGAGTTCGAGGACTTCGGTGAGCGTCGCAGTTTCTTGATCGAGCCAGGAAAGGGAGGTACGGGCACGTTTGTCGTACAGTCTTGTGGTTGCCAAGATACGACCATCGGGAAGTTGGATCATTTCCGGACCGCCGATGCGAGCGTTGGTGTCTCTGAATGTCCAGTCTGTATATGGGGCTTTCGCTGTTCCGAGTTGAGCAAGTTTGTTTCCCGTTTCGTGCCGTAGCAAACATAGAGCGGTTCCATCTTTCATGAAGAGGATTTTGTCTTCGCCACAACCGTTTGGTGCGGGGACTTTCTTGACGAGGGTCTCAAACGTCTTTCCGTCTGCGGATTTATAAAGCCGTAATGTCCGCTGCGTCCGGTCGCGGTTCGTGTTGTAACCCATCGTGTATGCGTGGTTTTCGTGCCATTGCGTTCGCCAGAGCCAGAACCCTGGGGCGCCGATGGCATGGCCTTCATCCCATGTTTCTCCTCCGTCATCGGAGAACCAACTCATGGAGTAGTAGCGAATCTCCTCGTCAGCAAGCATGCCGGCTCCGTTGAGCATCAGGCGATTATCTGGTGTGACGGTCAGTTTGGCATCACGCAGGTCGTATTTGGGATGCGTGACGAGTGCGATCGATTTCCATTCTTTACCATCTTTTGATCTGAGGACACGTAATGCTCCATCAGGGGAGACGTGTGCTTTGCCTTCACGAAAGACGCAGTACCACTGGTCGTTGTATCGGAGTAGATCGGTGAATGCGTTATGCGGAGCTTTGTCCCAGATCTTTTGAACTTCCAGCAGGACCGGCTTCTCAGTGAGGCCGGGTTTCTCTTCAGCACGCAGATGCGAAGTCGGTGCGAAGTTTGTGAATGCGAGGATGAACAGGGCCTGTCTGAATGGTTGATGCAATTTCATTTTGTCACTCGTATTGCGTGATTCGAAAGTGAGAGGAAGTCTGAGAAAGTGATTTGGGGGAACCGACCACTCGAAACATCAGGGTTGATTGATCAGAATTCGAATCGTGGATGAATCGGTGTTGCGATGCAAGTGCTCCAGCTGATGGGCTGGTTGACAGTTGAGAGATTCTTCTGGAGACTGAACTTCGAATCAAGAGGATTGAATGCCTGGTTCACTCCCGGTGGAGTGTCAGGATTTGAAATTTTGGAAAGAGATCATGGCACATTTTCGACTTGCAACTTCGAGGCTGGCTTCGGCATCTAAACTGTTTCTGTTGACGACTCTCTTGTGCGGGGGGCTGACCTCGCGAGTGGACGCTCAAACTGATGCGGTGCAGTGGTGGAAAGAGTACACCGGAATTGAGGCGAACGGACCAGCGGTGCTGGGGTATTGGAAGTTTGATGGTGGCCAGGCGGGGTTTCTGAAGGATTCCTCTTCGCATGATCATCAAGCGACCCTGCGAGGTGCGAAGCTGAATGCTTCGGGGCGATTTGGGGGGTGTCTGGAAAGCTCCGCGGGGTATCCGATTGAAGATGAAAGTCACTCAATCCATGTGGCGAAATCTCCGGTTTTGTCACCACGGGGGGCGTTTACGATTGAGATGTGGATTCGTGGTAAGGATGCTGAAGCGTTTCCGCCGGAGGTACGCCCCGTGTTGATGGATATGAAATATGTACCGGGCAACCATACCGGGTTCCTGTTCTCAATGACGAACGAGAGTGGTGATGGGACTCGGCGGTTTTCGATGGCAATCGGTTTGGGAGAGAACTCTCAGACCTGGTATTCACATCCGTTTCGATTGAAGAAAGATGCGTGGCAGCATATCGCATTGACATATGACGCCGCCGGGACGCTGGCTTTTTATCTGGATGGCTCGGAACTGAGTCGCTCTACCGTTGAAGGAGCGGGGGCGATGGCGACGGCGACGCGGTATCTTTCAATCGGTGATCGTAGCGGCTCTTTGTATAACGGGTTTCCCGGCTACATCGATGGAGTCCGGATGACGCAAGGTGTGCGGGAGTTTCGACCGATTCGGTTTGAGTCAGCAACTGGCCGGTTTGTCGCGGTCAGAATGAGCCCGCAGGCGAAGGTGAGTGGGGAACTCATTAATCAGACGGGGCAGCCTCTCACTGCTGGGAGTGTCACTGCAATTCTTCCGGGGGGAGATGTTCAGAAGTTGCAGTTGAAAGAGATCCCGAAGTCCGGGACTCAAACGATTGAGTTTCCTGTTGATTCCTCTCTTCGTCCCGGAGAGTACGAAGTTGAGTTGGTCGTCGATTTGCCGAAATGGGGTGACGCTGGAGAAGGTTTTCAATCGAAAGTGAAATTTCCTTTTGTGATCACTCCTCGTCCGCTTCCGGAGCGAATGCCGGTTGTGATGTGGGGAGTTGGTGGAACAGACAATGTGATCGAGCAGATTCCAACGCTGAAGGAGTTGGGCTTCACTCATTGCCTCGGTTTGCGAGTCGATTATCAACGCGTTTGGGATGAAGGAGAAAAAGCGACAGCAATGTCTCCAGAGCAAATTCTCAACGGGAGAAAGATGCTCAACGCAGCTTTGGAGAACGACGTGCAAATTGTGGCTTCGCTTTCTCCGGGAAGTTGGTTGCGGAGAGCCTCTGCCGGGGAACCGTTCTTGAGAATTGATCGGAACGGAAAGCATTACGATCGTGAAGATGTCAGTGGGGTCTTTCCACAGATTCAGGACTTTTGCTTCAACACGGGAGCCGCGGTCGGGAAAGCGTACGGTGATCATCCCGCTTTTGATGCGGCATTATTGCATACCGAGGTTCGTGGTGAGTCTCAGGTTTCATTTCATCCGCAAGAAGTTGCAGCGTATCGTGAAGCAACAGGAGCTGAAATCCCGGCGGAAGTCGTCATTAAAAATGGAGTTCAGTATCAGAAGCTGAAAGACTTCCCGAAGGATCGAGTCATCGCGGACGATCATCCCATCTTGAAATTCTATCAGTGGTTCTGGCAAAAAGGCGACAACTGGAACGATCTCAATACTCGTTTACACAATGGGCTCAAACAGAATGTGAGCAACAAAGACTTCTGGACATTTTACGATCCGGCTGTTCGCGTTCCCAGTATCAGTGGAAGTGGTGGAGAAGCGGATGTCCTTTCGCACTGGACATACAGCTACCCCGATCCGATTCGAATCGGACTCTGTACAGATGAATTATTTGAAATGGCTCGGGCGAACGGACATGAGCAAGACGTCATGAAAATGACGCAGCTGATCTGGTATCGATCGCAAACTGCACCGATTCAAAAGAAAGCCACAGGAGAAACATCTCCGTGGGTCGATCGGGACCCTGACGCGGCCTACATCACGATCGCCCCTATGCACTTGCGTGAAGCCTTCTGGTGGAAGATGGCTCGGCCGATCAAGGGGATCATGTATCATGGCTGGCAATCGCTGGTCGAAATGGAATCTCCGGGAGCGTATCGATATACAAATCCGAACACGAAGCATGAACTCAAGCGGTTAGTCAATGAGGTCGTTGTTCCACTTGGCCCAACGTTGAAGCAAGTTCCGGATGCCAATACAGATGTGGTGTTTCTGGAAAGTTTCACGTCGCAAATGTTTGCTCGGCGGGGGACGTACGGTTGGAATCGTGGGTGGGCTGGCGACATGTATCACATCCTGATGTATGCACAACTTCAACCACGAGTCATCTATGAAGAGTCGCTCTTGAAAGGTGGGCTGGACGGCGCCAAGGTGCTTGTACTGGCGGACTGTGATGTCCTGACTGATTCCGCAGTGAAAGCGATTCAGAAATTTCAGGCTGCGGGAGGACTGATTGTTGGTGATGCTGAAGTCTGCCCAGCGATTCAAAGAGATTACACAATCACGCGGTTCGGTCGGACAAAAAAAGCGGATGTAGATCGAGCTAAGCTAGTGAAGATTGCGACAGATCTTCACAAGTGGCTGGAAGGGAAGTATTCGTTTGCCGTCGAATCGACAAATCATGACGTGGTGACGCGGCGAAGGAAATCAGGAACGACTGATTACATTTTCGCAGTGAATGATCATCGTGAGTTCGGCAGTTATGTTGGACCGTTTGAAATGGCGATGGAAAATGGATTGCCATCAAAGACTGATCTTCTCCTGAACCGGAAGCAGGGCTACCTGTACGATCTTGTGAACGGCGTTGAAGTGACAGCGATGAAGAAAGGGCAGGGGCTCAGCCTGCCTGTCAGCCTCGGTCCCTGTGAAGGACGGGTTTATATGGTGACGGAACGTCCGATTCGTGATGTGAAGGTCGCTGTTCCAGACTCGGCAAAACGGGGTGGCAAGGTGACGATCCAGATCGGCATCACGGATGGAGAGGCTCCTGTGGATGCGGTCGTCCCGCTGCATGTTCGCATCGTTGATCCTGAAGGGATTGAAGCAGAGTTTACCGGGTACTATGGGGCAGCCAACGGAACGTGTTCCATAGAGGTTGATCTCGCTTCGAACGACCGGATCGGAGTCTGGGAGATTCAGGCGAAAGAACTCGCTTCAGGGAAATCGTCAGCCGGTTATCTTCGAGTGATCGAATGATCGCGGATGATAGAAAACTGTTTCTCCGGGCACTCGTTGTGTCCGGCGTCTCAGAGTGACACGATCTGAAATTGTGACGCTGGGAAATTGTCACTCACTGGAGAAGAGGGGGCTGAATGGATTTTCAGTCGAGGTGTTTCAGGTCGTTTGACTTGATAGGTGCGTCGGCTGAGATTGTGCGCGGTCCTTTTCCTGCAGTCTTTTCGTAAGTTCCGTCACCTGCTTTGACGTACTTCGTGAAGCCCATTTTCTCCAGCTTCTTATTGTCGTTCGTACTTTTGTGCATAGCAGATTCAGACCATGTCCCGCCGATGAAGGGTGGCTGAATGACTCGGCGCACAGGTTCACCGGTTTCAGGGTGCTCGGTGAGAGCCTCTGCTGAAATTGGCTGAATCAGCTCAAAGACCTCGCCGCCTGAGCCGTCTTCGTTGATGACTTCGTAAACATAAGTTGGCATGTCGTCCGACCAGTCAAAAGAATGGATCTGTCTGGAAACAGTCTCAATACCTATGGAATTGCGACCTTTCTCTGTCTCAGAGAAGTGAATAGCAAGTTTTGAGACCAGTTCTAGAATATTATTGCGTAACTCAAGAACTTGAATAGTTAAAATACCTCACCGAGGCTGGAAAATCATGCATGAGTCGGCAATCTGTCAGGAAATGTTTCATGATTTCATCCCACCGTTCGGTTTAGAGCAGTTTGGTCTGCCTTGTGCCCGGATAGAACACGTTTTACCAGCGAAATTGCTGTTCGCACCAGGCAGGACGTAAAAACGAATATTGGATTTCATCCGGAGGAAAAGGTCGAGTTTCTTGTGTTTCCACTCTCTTATTCTGGTATTTTCGCTGATTGCAGCTTTGGGACATCATTTTTAGTGCGGAGAGATCAAAGTTACGGATCGGATTGATCCAGCTCGCTCAGGAAATCGTTCGAGAATATGGGAACGATTTGACCCCTTTTTTCGAATCGTCCTATAATCCATAGTAACATCTGTACTTGCGCCTGAATTGTGCAACGTATCTTTGTTAAAATCCGTCACTGTGAATCATTTCCCACTTCAGGGTCGTTTCGAATGTCATTTTCGTTTTCGTCATCCCGGTTCTCTCGAGTGGCGCCATGTTTCGCTCGAGTCACGCTGTTCAGCGCAATGTTGCTGTTTGGTCTGAGCGCAATCGAAGAGCTCTCTGCCCAGGAACAGGAAGTGACACCCGTGGGGCGATTGATCCCATTGGAGAGTCCGTTAAGTGACGAGGCGCTTGGGCTTGTCCGCCGGACAGCTTTGGAGCTTCAAAGCATTGCAGAAACAGAAGATCGAAAAACCTATTTGTTTCTGGAAATTAAACCGGGCATCACCGAGTTTCACAATGCTTTTGCGATGGCAGAATTCCTGACAGCTTCAGCCATTCAAAATGTGACAACGGTCGCCTGGGTTTCGGAAACTGTCACTGGCAACAATGCTCTGGTTGCGTTGGCCTGTAAAGAGATTGTGATGGCGCCGGATGCAAAGTTGGGTGACTTAGGACGAGGGAAGGCGGTCGCTGAGGATCGGCAGGAAATTGTGTTGGCGATTGTTGCGAAGCGACGGAATGCACGCGTCACCACTCCGCTGGCAAAGGCGATGCTCGACCCGGCTGTTTCTTTGGTCAATGTGACCATCGAAACCGAAAACGGTGAGCGGGAAACACGTCTTGCGACAGCGGACGAAGCGTCAGCGCTGCTTGATTCCGGAGCTGTCATTCAAAAGAAAACAACAATTAAAGAGTCCGGGACTCCAGGAATTTTCTCTGGAGAAGATGCACAAAGATATCAAATGCTGGCGAGGCAAATCGCCAACACACGTAACGAAGTCGCTGACGCGTTTCAGCTTCCGGTTGAATCGCTACGGGAACTCACCGCTCCCGATGCCGAAACGAACGTTGCTTATATTCTATTGCACGATGAGATTGATCGTGTCTTTCATTCGTTTGCACTATCGCAAATTGACCGCGCAGTTGCTCAAGGTGCGAAGACGATCATCTTTGAAGTTGATACTCCCGGTGGGTTGCTGGATGTCTGCATCGATTTGTCTTCCCGAATCATTCGATTGAACGAATCAGGAATCCGGACAATTGCATACATCCCGAATCAAGCAATCAGTGGTGGAGCGATTATTTCAGCAGCATGCTCAGAAATCTACATGCAGCCAGATGCCAAAATCGGTGATGCCATGCCGATCAGCCTGACAATCGGTGGCGGGTTTGTGCATGCCGATCCCAAAATATTGAGTGTCCTCCTGGAACACATGCGGATGCTTGCCGAGAAAACGGGGCGACCGACAGTTCTGGTCGAGGGGTTCTGTGATGCCAAGCTGGAAGCATTCGAAGTTACGAATAAAACGAGCGGGCGCAAGTGGTACATGTCCGAAGATGAAATTCATAAATCGAACGGTGAATGGATTAAAGGGCCGCGTGTTCCCGAGTCGCGTCCCGAGGTGGCAGTCTTTGTGAATGGGCGACGTGCACATGAATTGAAACTGGCTTCTGCACCTGTCGAAAATGTTGAAGAACTTAAAGAGCGGCTTGGGATTCCCTTGAGTATGGAGTTCCAGGTGACGGAACGTTCCTGGGTCGATTCTCTGGTCTTTTGGCTCAACAACGAATGGGTCACCGGGATGCTCTTCTTTCTGGCGATTGTCTGCATCTACATCGAAATGGCGACGATGACCGGGTTCTTTGGAATTCTCGCAGCTTCAGCGTTTGGCGTCTTCTTCTGGAGTCGGATGCTTGGGGGAACGGCATCGACTCTGGAACTTTCCATGTTTGTGCTTGGCCTCGGTTGTCTGGCGATGGAGGTCTTTGTCATCCCCGGATTTGGAGTCTTCGGCGTCTCGGGAATTCTGATGATTGTTGGGTCACTTGTGATGGCAAGTATGACCTTCAGCGGGTTTGGCGTGCAGTACGATATGGAGCGTGTCGTCGTTTCCTTTGCTCCATTTGCAGCCTCGCTAGTTGGGGTGATTGTCTTCGCAAGTTTTCTAGGGAAGTACTTACCTCATATCCCCATACTCAATAGCATGATTCTCACTCCACCGAACATTGTGCCTGAAGATGATGAGCCTCGATTACGGGCCACCAGTCGGCAGGCAACTTCTGAACTGGTCGGCTCTGTAGGGGCGGCCGTCTCGGATTTACGTCCAGCAGGCAAGGCTCAGATTGACGGTCGTTTATACGACGTTGTCAGTGATGGGCCGTACATCCAATTCGACTGCGACATCGAGGTCGTTAAAGTCCAGGGGAACCGAATCGTCGTTCGTGAAAAAACGGTCTGATAGGGCAAAACGCTACAGTTTGCGACTGAATCTCTCTTGAATTCAGCTTGCCGCTGCCAATAAAGATGGCTATTTGGAATGCGATCTGCTGAAGATGAACATTTTGTGAAAATTCGATGATTTCCCTATCAATTTTTTGTGATAAATACCTTAGACTTAGGGTAGCCGCAAAGATTGCGCACTCGGTTCTCTGCCGAGCTGATGATGAAGAATCCATTCGGTTAATTGTTGTTCAGCATGAGTTGCCAGGTGGAAGTTGATTTTTTTTTCGAAGACACCTCATCGAACCATGCCAACAGCGACTCTTCATTCTGGTCAATATTTTTGCGAAGAGAAACTGATCTCTTGATCTTTCTTAGACAGAGTTTCTGAAACGTTAATGAAATTCGGAAGCTTTCGTCTCTCCACTTGATATGCGGTTCTAGCAGTACATTCAGAGTTTTAAGTTCTACGAGTTCGTTTTAGCGATAAGATTGCTATTTTCATTCCTTTTTATGGTACGGAGAATTGATGATGATTTTGTCTAACTTTAGAAAGCGTAAAGGATTTACGCTGATCGAACTGTTGGTCGTGATCGCGATTATTGCGATCCTTGTGGCGCTTTTGCTGCCTGCAGTGCAGCAAGCACGTGAAGCGGCACGTCGCACACAGTGCAAAAACAACCTGAAGCAAATTGGGTTGGCACTTCACAACTATCACGACATCTACAACACTTTTCCGCCAGGGCGGACCCGCAACCTGTACTCAGGCATTACAGACGCTTGGTACACCGGAAACATTGCGTGGTTGCCCCGTTTGCTTCCACAAATGGATCAGGCTCCACTCTACAACACAATTGACTGGGATCTTGGTCAAGGGACGGGGAGTACCGATGGTGATGATGGCGTAAACGGAACAAACCCAACCGGAGCTCGCCGTCAAATCATTCCAGCCTTTCGTTGTCCGTCAGATCCCGGAAACGGTTCAGTCACATGGACCACACCGGCAGGAGTTCGTGTGTCAGGGGCACCTTCGAACTCTGGGTACGCGTCAGGGAACTATGTGGGTAACGTCGGTCGAACAACCCGGCTGAGCTCGAATACACCGGGAGTCTTTGGGCAGAACTCGCAGACACGGTTCCGCGATATTACTGACGGAACATCAAACGTTTTGGCTGTGTCAGAATGCGTGATCGGATTCTATCGAGAAAGCACAAATGATAGTGGGAACAACACCGATTGTACGCCAGGAAGTAAAGATACGAGTTCGACTCGGCAGGCGGGGAATTCGTGGTTCTATGTCTACCACCCACAATCTGCGTTTTTCAATACGTACGTCGGCCCGAACAATAAGAAGTCTGTCGATTGCGGAGTAAACTCAGACCGAACAAATGCCGCAGCAAGAAGTTTGCATGTCGGAGGCGTTCAAGCTGTTCTGTGCGATGGAAGCGTCAAGTTCATTAGTGAAAACATTGATTTGACAACCTGGAATAACCTGGGGAACAAATCTGACGGGAATGTTATAGGCGAGTTCTAGAGCATTTGAAAATGATGGACGGGGTCTGCCTCGTAACGTGTCATCGATAAGTTGTGAAAGTGGTCTTCATAGAGAGGACCAGCCACGACAGACATTAAAAATGCACTCGTTACGAACATCTCGACATCTCCCGATTCAGGAAAGTTGATCAGAGAACTGGCTCTTGAAATCCTTTTGATTTTGAGGGCCAGTTTTAATCTCACAGGATCGTTTTCAGAAGTGGCCCGGTGCGTCCGCGGTTTGGGCGACTTTGCTCTTCTGATTTGATGAACGCCAAGGCTTGAAAAAAAGAACCTTCTCAAGCACACTGATATTAATATTGGCTTTTTACGAGTTCTTCACCCTAAATTACAAAGAGTAGTTTTATGATTCTTAAGCGTGTCTTTTTGTTGATGTTTTTCTCACTCGTCATGACCTTGTCTGTTGGCTGCGGTGGAAACGTGAGTGAAGGAGTCGCAGATGGCGAAGACGAGCCAGAAGTCGAATTGACTGAAGAGGAAATTGCTGGCGAAGAAGCGTCACATCAGGGGTCGCAGCAGTAGTGTCCCCAGAGGTCCCCAGGCCGACAGCTGAGACGCATTCGAACAACCTCGTCGTCTGGTTGGCTGGGGTGATGTTTCTGGTTGTCCAAAGACCTCTCTATTCTCACAGTCTTTGGTGGAATTTATCCCGTGGGCGCGAAGTCGCACACGGGATTTTTTCGCCTGTGAAAGAGTTGCTCACGCTGGAGAGAGCCTTTGAGGCTGACTGGTGTAGCGGCCTCCCGTTTTATCTCTTCTGGTCCACGGGCGGAATTCACTTTCTTGCCGCCATCCCGCTTTTGGCCTCGACTTTTCTCCTTATCTTCCTTGGGAAAAAACTCTCTGCAGCGAATGGAACGTGGGCAGTTGCTCTCATGCTTCCACTGTTTCTTTGGTCTGTTCGTGGAGAACTTCAACCCGTCCCCGGACTGATTGATCTTTTAGGATTGGTTGTCCTCTGGCAAGTTCTCTCCGCGCGGCGATCCAAGCGGCAATTGATATTTTCAGTCTTGCTTCTGTTCGCCGTTTGGTCAAATTTCGCACCGCGTCCAGGTTGGGGCTTGTTGTGGTTACTGCTCACTGTTGGCTTTCAGCAGAGTGTGGACAATGCGATCACTAAGAAAAAAAACAAACGTTCGAAGGTTGCTGAAAGGTCGAACACGCACTTCATGCAATCCAGTTTGGCAGTCGTGGTGGCGGCTTTGATTGGTGGGATCTGCAATCCACGGGGAATTCTTTCATGGCGGGATTCTTTCGTCTTGATGATGCCGTCGACCTTTGTGTCTCCTGAGTTCAGATTAGAGCGGGCGTGGTCGGGCGCGTTCAATTCAAAGAGTTGGTCCGTTGAAGAAACTGCATTTCTGTTATTGTTCTTTTTGAGTGTGGGACTTGTGGTTCGAGCGATTTGGTTGTCTCAAAGAGTCGAAGCAAGTACGGGGAGTAACTCGAACGATGAGGGTGATCTTGCTCGCGATCGGAGCCGGAATCGACAGCGGAATCTAGCGTTAATCTCTCTGTTCAGTCTCCCGCTGTTGGGGTGCTTGTTGGCGAAAGCCAATCTTCCAATTTGCAGCCTCTGGCTGGTGTTGGCTGTGCTTTGGTTTTCTGACCAATCAGTCCCGAGTGAAAAGAAAACACGAGAGCACGTACAAGGTTGGAGGCTGACCTCTGTTGCAGCGATCATTTTCGGCATTGCTCTCGTTGA from Thalassoglobus polymorphus includes the following:
- the map gene encoding type I methionyl aminopeptidase; the encoded protein is MITLKSKRELVLMKEAGQLVAQAHRIVRSMIEPGVTTGEIDAQVEAFFEKHNAEPLFKGYPGDVPFPAVTCMSVNEQIVHGIPGDYELKSGDILSVDTGCRVNGWCGDSAWTYAVGDVSPETQRLLDVGEEILNVAIEQAGKQKKWSTVAKKMMKIAKANRYSLVEKFVGHGIGRDMHEPPQVPNYTKKELEYEDFELKPGLVLAIEPMLNQGTPDIRVLADKWTAVTKDGKLSVHFEHTVALTEDGPVRLTGQDGEV
- a CDS encoding sialidase family protein: MKLHQPFRQALFILAFTNFAPTSHLRAEEKPGLTEKPVLLEVQKIWDKAPHNAFTDLLRYNDQWYCVFREGKAHVSPDGALRVLRSKDGKEWKSIALVTHPKYDLRDAKLTVTPDNRLMLNGAGMLADEEIRYYSMSWFSDDGGETWDEGHAIGAPGFWLWRTQWHENHAYTMGYNTNRDRTQRTLRLYKSADGKTFETLVKKVPAPNGCGEDKILFMKDGTALCLLRHETGNKLAQLGTAKAPYTDWTFRDTNARIGGPEMIQLPDGRILATTRLYDKRARTSLSWLDQETATLTEVLELPSGGDTSYAGMVLHEGILWVSYYSSHEGKTSIYLAKVKIPELKTSQK
- a CDS encoding LamG-like jellyroll fold domain-containing protein, which encodes MPGSLPVECQDLKFWKEIMAHFRLATSRLASASKLFLLTTLLCGGLTSRVDAQTDAVQWWKEYTGIEANGPAVLGYWKFDGGQAGFLKDSSSHDHQATLRGAKLNASGRFGGCLESSAGYPIEDESHSIHVAKSPVLSPRGAFTIEMWIRGKDAEAFPPEVRPVLMDMKYVPGNHTGFLFSMTNESGDGTRRFSMAIGLGENSQTWYSHPFRLKKDAWQHIALTYDAAGTLAFYLDGSELSRSTVEGAGAMATATRYLSIGDRSGSLYNGFPGYIDGVRMTQGVREFRPIRFESATGRFVAVRMSPQAKVSGELINQTGQPLTAGSVTAILPGGDVQKLQLKEIPKSGTQTIEFPVDSSLRPGEYEVELVVDLPKWGDAGEGFQSKVKFPFVITPRPLPERMPVVMWGVGGTDNVIEQIPTLKELGFTHCLGLRVDYQRVWDEGEKATAMSPEQILNGRKMLNAALENDVQIVASLSPGSWLRRASAGEPFLRIDRNGKHYDREDVSGVFPQIQDFCFNTGAAVGKAYGDHPAFDAALLHTEVRGESQVSFHPQEVAAYREATGAEIPAEVVIKNGVQYQKLKDFPKDRVIADDHPILKFYQWFWQKGDNWNDLNTRLHNGLKQNVSNKDFWTFYDPAVRVPSISGSGGEADVLSHWTYSYPDPIRIGLCTDELFEMARANGHEQDVMKMTQLIWYRSQTAPIQKKATGETSPWVDRDPDAAYITIAPMHLREAFWWKMARPIKGIMYHGWQSLVEMESPGAYRYTNPNTKHELKRLVNEVVVPLGPTLKQVPDANTDVVFLESFTSQMFARRGTYGWNRGWAGDMYHILMYAQLQPRVIYEESLLKGGLDGAKVLVLADCDVLTDSAVKAIQKFQAAGGLIVGDAEVCPAIQRDYTITRFGRTKKADVDRAKLVKIATDLHKWLEGKYSFAVESTNHDVVTRRRKSGTTDYIFAVNDHREFGSYVGPFEMAMENGLPSKTDLLLNRKQGYLYDLVNGVEVTAMKKGQGLSLPVSLGPCEGRVYMVTERPIRDVKVAVPDSAKRGGKVTIQIGITDGEAPVDAVVPLHVRIVDPEGIEAEFTGYYGAANGTCSIEVDLASNDRIGVWEIQAKELASGKSSAGYLRVIE
- a CDS encoding FmdB family zinc ribbon protein, with the protein product MPTYVYEVINEDGSGGEVFELIQPISAEALTEHPETGEPVRRVIQPPFIGGTWSESAMHKSTNDNKKLEKMGFTKYVKAGDGTYEKTAGKGPRTISADAPIKSNDLKHLD
- a CDS encoding NfeD family protein; its protein translation is MLLFGLSAIEELSAQEQEVTPVGRLIPLESPLSDEALGLVRRTALELQSIAETEDRKTYLFLEIKPGITEFHNAFAMAEFLTASAIQNVTTVAWVSETVTGNNALVALACKEIVMAPDAKLGDLGRGKAVAEDRQEIVLAIVAKRRNARVTTPLAKAMLDPAVSLVNVTIETENGERETRLATADEASALLDSGAVIQKKTTIKESGTPGIFSGEDAQRYQMLARQIANTRNEVADAFQLPVESLRELTAPDAETNVAYILLHDEIDRVFHSFALSQIDRAVAQGAKTIIFEVDTPGGLLDVCIDLSSRIIRLNESGIRTIAYIPNQAISGGAIISAACSEIYMQPDAKIGDAMPISLTIGGGFVHADPKILSVLLEHMRMLAEKTGRPTVLVEGFCDAKLEAFEVTNKTSGRKWYMSEDEIHKSNGEWIKGPRVPESRPEVAVFVNGRRAHELKLASAPVENVEELKERLGIPLSMEFQVTERSWVDSLVFWLNNEWVTGMLFFLAIVCIYIEMATMTGFFGILAASAFGVFFWSRMLGGTASTLELSMFVLGLGCLAMEVFVIPGFGVFGVSGILMIVGSLVMASMTFSGFGVQYDMERVVVSFAPFAASLVGVIVFASFLGKYLPHIPILNSMILTPPNIVPEDDEPRLRATSRQATSELVGSVGAAVSDLRPAGKAQIDGRLYDVVSDGPYIQFDCDIEVVKVQGNRIVVREKTV
- a CDS encoding DUF1559 domain-containing protein, whose protein sequence is MMILSNFRKRKGFTLIELLVVIAIIAILVALLLPAVQQAREAARRTQCKNNLKQIGLALHNYHDIYNTFPPGRTRNLYSGITDAWYTGNIAWLPRLLPQMDQAPLYNTIDWDLGQGTGSTDGDDGVNGTNPTGARRQIIPAFRCPSDPGNGSVTWTTPAGVRVSGAPSNSGYASGNYVGNVGRTTRLSSNTPGVFGQNSQTRFRDITDGTSNVLAVSECVIGFYRESTNDSGNNTDCTPGSKDTSSTRQAGNSWFYVYHPQSAFFNTYVGPNNKKSVDCGVNSDRTNAAARSLHVGGVQAVLCDGSVKFISENIDLTTWNNLGNKSDGNVIGEF